A single genomic interval of Cellvibrio sp. PSBB023 harbors:
- a CDS encoding IS3 family transposase, with protein sequence MDLYSRSIVGWSLDTGMTEALVTNALRMAFERRETQPGLIIHSDRGVQYRAQKYIDFMVRHGATPSMSRKGNCWDNAPMESFFSRLKVELIYTQQFHSIDEAKSSIFEYIEVFYNRLRRHSSIGYVAPAEFERRAALAA encoded by the coding sequence ATGGATCTATATTCGCGCAGTATTGTCGGTTGGTCGCTGGATACCGGTATGACAGAGGCGCTGGTCACCAATGCATTACGCATGGCGTTTGAACGTCGGGAAACTCAACCTGGACTAATCATCCACTCTGATCGAGGTGTTCAATATCGGGCGCAAAAATATATTGATTTTATGGTGCGTCATGGAGCCACTCCGAGTATGAGTAGGAAAGGCAACTGTTGGGATAATGCGCCGATGGAATCCTTCTTTAGTCGCTTGAAAGTAGAGTTGATTTATACCCAGCAATTTCACTCGATTGATGAGGCTAAATCCAGTATCTTTGAATACATTGAAGTGTTCTACAATCGCTTGCGCCGACACTCCAGTATTGGTTATGTGGCACCCGCTGAGTTTGAACGAAGGGCAGCGCTAGCTGCATAG
- a CDS encoding circularly permuted type 2 ATP-grasp protein: MNLSSALMDNQANTMSSNTAFTYPSPQAGVDEAYDTEGGIRPHWRYLLHSLQTLGHDAIEERQKKARRILRDDGATYKIYDEPDANQSWQLNPIPLLIHSDEWSSIETALVERAELFNLLLQDIYGERNLIRRGVIPPELLFSHQGFLRPCQHIKLPGAQQLIVHGADLVRAQDGQMRVMADRTQAPSGAGYALENRTVMNRVFPSLFRDSHVHRLSLFFSRLRQRLQDLNPNGGVARIVVLTPGIYNEAYFEHAYLANYLGFQLVQGGDLSVRNSYVWMKALDGLKRVDVILRRVDDVYCDPVELKGDSRLGVPGLLEVARLGHVAIANPLGSSVLENPALLRYLPAVAQALLGRDLQMPSVKTWWCGNSDDLEYVCSNLKSLLIKPTYRRPGLYEVYGADLDDKKLQAWQNRIRKNPLQFAAQEYVAGAQTPTWHQGQIQPRASVLRTFAVASESSYAVMPGGLTRVNLDPDKKIISNQRGSVSKDTWVLASEPEKQISLRTLDMQSSTEGSSALPSRVVENLFWMGRYAERAESAMRLLRTVFIQLNKTEKLPDAVCRTLLSAVTHVTATYPGFTSLQPELFKNPEPEMIAIILDSRRLGSVANNLTAMIEAAEQVKEQLSSDTQRVINDIGDELEQLKLALEPSSLSAPEEALAPLITTLLAFAGLIHESMTRGNGWHFMEMGRRLERALQIINTLRSLLATEFGEIEQETLIESSLLCSEALIPYRRRYQNGIHLEQALEMLMLNRKNPRSLIYQLNELEHHFSDLPDDREILSSEHKLLLEATTALKLSDINTLVKTHNGIRTELDQLLSRLQYLMTQVAKAIGQRYFDHTEGPQLLVKNAEWQEQL; encoded by the coding sequence ATGAACCTCTCTTCCGCGCTTATGGACAATCAGGCCAATACAATGAGCAGTAATACGGCATTTACTTATCCATCCCCGCAAGCGGGGGTGGATGAAGCCTATGATACCGAGGGCGGCATTCGCCCCCATTGGCGCTACCTGCTGCACAGTTTGCAAACCCTCGGGCACGACGCCATTGAAGAACGGCAGAAAAAAGCGCGTCGCATCCTGCGCGATGACGGCGCCACCTACAAAATTTACGATGAACCCGATGCAAACCAAAGCTGGCAGCTCAACCCTATCCCGCTGTTAATTCACAGCGACGAATGGAGCAGCATAGAAACCGCACTGGTTGAACGTGCCGAATTATTTAATTTATTGCTGCAAGATATTTACGGCGAACGCAACCTGATACGGCGCGGCGTAATTCCGCCGGAATTATTATTTTCCCACCAAGGTTTTTTACGCCCCTGCCAACATATAAAACTGCCCGGCGCCCAACAATTAATTGTGCACGGTGCCGATCTGGTGCGCGCGCAGGACGGTCAAATGCGCGTGATGGCTGACCGCACCCAGGCGCCCTCCGGCGCCGGTTATGCGCTGGAAAATCGCACAGTCATGAACCGCGTATTCCCCAGTTTATTTCGCGATAGCCATGTGCACCGCCTGTCATTATTTTTTTCCCGCTTGCGCCAACGCCTGCAGGATTTAAACCCCAATGGTGGCGTTGCGCGGATTGTAGTACTCACGCCCGGTATTTATAACGAAGCCTATTTTGAGCACGCCTACCTCGCCAACTATTTGGGTTTCCAATTAGTCCAAGGCGGTGATTTAAGTGTGCGCAACAGTTACGTGTGGATGAAAGCACTCGACGGTTTAAAACGGGTCGATGTAATTTTGCGCCGCGTGGATGATGTCTATTGCGACCCAGTTGAATTAAAAGGCGATTCCCGTCTGGGCGTACCGGGCCTGCTGGAAGTTGCGCGACTCGGGCATGTTGCTATCGCCAATCCACTCGGCTCCAGCGTATTGGAAAACCCGGCGCTGTTGCGTTATTTACCCGCCGTTGCACAAGCACTGCTCGGGCGCGATTTACAAATGCCTTCGGTGAAAACCTGGTGGTGTGGTAATAGCGATGATCTGGAATATGTGTGCAGCAATTTAAAAAGTTTGCTGATTAAACCTACCTATCGTCGCCCCGGTTTGTATGAAGTCTACGGCGCGGATCTGGACGATAAAAAATTACAAGCCTGGCAAAATCGTATTCGCAAAAACCCGCTGCAATTTGCAGCACAAGAATATGTAGCAGGCGCGCAAACGCCCACCTGGCATCAGGGGCAAATACAACCACGTGCATCGGTACTGCGTACCTTCGCGGTTGCCAGTGAAAGTTCTTACGCGGTAATGCCCGGCGGCCTTACGCGCGTAAACTTGGACCCGGATAAAAAAATTATTTCCAACCAGCGCGGCTCTGTGTCCAAAGACACCTGGGTGCTCGCCTCGGAACCGGAAAAACAAATTAGCCTGCGCACCCTGGACATGCAATCATCCACCGAAGGTAGCAGTGCACTGCCCAGCCGCGTGGTAGAAAATTTATTTTGGATGGGCCGCTACGCCGAGCGCGCAGAATCTGCCATGCGCTTATTGCGCACGGTATTTATTCAATTAAATAAAACCGAAAAATTGCCCGATGCCGTATGTCGCACATTGCTAAGTGCCGTCACCCACGTCACTGCCACCTACCCCGGCTTTACCAGTTTGCAACCGGAGCTGTTCAAGAACCCTGAACCGGAAATGATTGCAATCATTCTGGATAGCCGCCGCCTCGGCAGTGTCGCCAATAATTTAACGGCGATGATTGAAGCCGCCGAACAAGTCAAAGAGCAGCTCTCCAGCGATACCCAACGCGTGATTAACGATATTGGCGATGAACTGGAGCAATTAAAATTAGCCTTGGAACCCAGCTCGCTTTCCGCACCGGAAGAAGCCCTCGCCCCACTCATTACCACCCTGCTTGCCTTCGCCGGATTAATTCACGAAAGCATGACTCGCGGTAATGGTTGGCACTTTATGGAAATGGGTCGCCGCCTGGAACGCGCACTGCAAATTATTAATACCTTGCGTTCACTTCTGGCAACGGAATTTGGCGAGATAGAACAAGAAACACTGATCGAATCCAGCTTGTTGTGTAGCGAAGCGCTGATTCCCTATCGCCGTCGCTATCAAAATGGCATTCATTTGGAACAAGCACTGGAAATGTTAATGCTGAATCGCAAAAATCCGCGCTCACTTATTTACCAACTCAACGAATTGGAACACCATTTTTCCGACTTGCCCGATGACCGCGAAATACTCAGCAGTGAACATAAATTATTGTTGGAAGCGACTACCGCATTAAAGCTAAGTGACATAAACACGCTGGTAAAAACACATAATGGTATTCGCACGGAACTGGATCAACTCTTATCGCGCTTGCAGTATTTAATGACGCAAGTGGCCAAGGCCATAGGTCAGCGCTACTTTGATCACACCGAAGGGCCACAACTCCTGGTAAAAAATGCCGAGTGGCAAGAGCAGCTCTAG
- a CDS encoding IS3 family transposase, translating to MKYALIREHLEAFSVTLMCRVLSVSRSGFYRWAVREKSQRQQKRECRERQIMDTYATYKARYGAPRIAKELQAIGYPCSVNFVANVLKLQGLKAHNGKAFNYGSHALTMHNVSENLLWRRFGANKPNEKWTTDITYIWVEKQ from the coding sequence GTGAAGTACGCATTAATTCGTGAGCATCTGGAGGCATTTTCGGTAACGCTAATGTGCCGTGTATTGTCCGTTTCTCGCAGTGGCTTTTATCGCTGGGCTGTTCGGGAAAAGAGCCAGCGGCAGCAGAAGCGGGAGTGCCGCGAGCGTCAGATTATGGACACCTATGCGACTTACAAAGCCCGCTATGGTGCGCCGCGCATCGCCAAAGAGTTGCAGGCCATAGGTTATCCTTGTTCAGTGAACTTTGTTGCCAATGTGCTGAAACTACAGGGTTTAAAGGCCCACAACGGTAAGGCGTTTAATTATGGAAGCCATGCCTTGACGATGCACAACGTGTCAGAGAATCTACTCTGGCGTCGCTTTGGCGCGAACAAACCTAATGAGAAGTGGACAACGGATATTACGTATATCTGGGTTGAAAAGCAGTGA
- a CDS encoding TIGR03067 domain-containing protein gives MSIETEKEEYKKFTGPWVQTSCNSDGIENPNEAYGLAPSVTFNENTFLVASTEGTILIKGTFSLNTNTTPKEINWTDTYGHDAGKTFPAIYEISESTLSFCAANENMCRPQAFEPRIGHTIRIFTRQ, from the coding sequence TTGAGCATTGAAACGGAAAAAGAAGAATATAAAAAATTTACCGGGCCATGGGTTCAAACAAGCTGCAACTCAGATGGAATTGAAAATCCAAATGAGGCTTATGGTCTAGCACCTAGCGTAACTTTTAATGAGAATACCTTTTTGGTTGCTAGTACAGAGGGCACCATTCTAATAAAAGGAACCTTCTCTCTGAATACCAATACCACACCAAAGGAAATAAACTGGACTGATACATATGGACATGATGCTGGAAAAACATTCCCAGCTATATATGAAATTAGTGAAAGTACCTTGTCGTTCTGCGCTGCAAATGAAAACATGTGTAGGCCTCAAGCGTTTGAGCCTAGAATAGGTCACACCATACGAATCTTTACGCGCCAATAA
- a CDS encoding transglutaminase family protein has product MKYRIRHTTRYQYALPVSHCYNLAYVLPRTTDRQRVDTIDIKLSPPATTSTNRSDYFGNQFLQFSIEKAHSELDVSITSEITIKDSSTSINLDFGNPCSYVKYLLQHSKDWDTLCAREFMLDSPMVQQHQDLADYAAASFSDDRPFLSAVMDLTQRIFTDFAYDPEFSDVATPLADVLKHKRGVCQDFAHLAIGCLRSLGYPARYVSGYLETLPAPGQEKLIGADATHAWFAVYSPGEGWYEFDPTNNKVTGEQHITTAWGRDYSDVTPLKGVIFGGGISPQLFVSVDVRRIEEDFFQTQSQSQSQG; this is encoded by the coding sequence ATGAAATATCGCATTCGCCATACCACTCGCTATCAATACGCACTGCCAGTCAGCCACTGCTACAACCTTGCCTACGTATTGCCGCGCACTACTGATCGCCAGCGTGTAGACACTATCGATATCAAACTCTCACCACCGGCAACCACCAGTACCAATCGCAGTGATTATTTTGGTAATCAGTTTTTACAATTCTCGATTGAAAAAGCGCACAGCGAATTGGATGTAAGCATCACCAGTGAAATCACTATCAAAGACAGCAGCACCAGCATCAACCTGGATTTTGGCAACCCCTGCAGCTACGTAAAATATTTACTGCAACACAGCAAGGATTGGGACACGCTCTGCGCGCGCGAATTTATGCTCGACTCCCCCATGGTGCAACAGCATCAGGATCTTGCCGATTATGCCGCCGCCTCATTCAGCGACGACCGTCCATTTTTATCAGCGGTGATGGATTTAACCCAACGCATATTTACCGATTTCGCCTACGACCCGGAATTTTCCGATGTCGCCACACCACTGGCCGATGTGCTCAAACACAAACGCGGCGTCTGCCAGGACTTCGCCCACCTCGCCATCGGCTGCCTGCGCTCACTCGGCTACCCCGCGCGTTACGTCAGCGGCTATTTGGAAACCCTACCCGCACCCGGCCAGGAAAAATTAATCGGCGCCGACGCCACCCACGCCTGGTTCGCCGTCTACTCCCCCGGCGAAGGCTGGTACGAATTTGACCCCACCAACAACAAAGTCACCGGCGAACAACACATCACCACTGCCTGGGGCCGCGACTATTCCGATGTCACCCCACTCAAAGGCGTCATCTTCGGCGGCGGCATTTCACCGCAATTATTTGTCTCGGTAGATGTAAGAAGAATCGAAGAAGATTTTTTTCAAACCCAAAGCCAAAGCCAAAGCCAAGGCTAA
- a CDS encoding DUF6438 domain-containing protein, producing MNYGNKLLFVLLALLIVSCSTITPSIDSETLVRMKTGACYGECPIYTVVVKKNGELNYEGLKYVSVKGSKSAILSKESVASIEEKLTNIKFLKMQSKLHSGNWGCFYSATDHSYILIEASIKNKRKAVSTYTGCQSEQVDKVIELANYIEQVTEISKWVKQNP from the coding sequence ATGAACTACGGAAATAAACTATTATTTGTTTTGTTGGCCCTTCTTATTGTGTCTTGCAGCACAATTACCCCATCAATTGATAGCGAAACCTTAGTTAGAATGAAAACTGGTGCTTGTTATGGGGAGTGTCCTATATACACTGTGGTTGTTAAGAAGAATGGTGAATTAAATTATGAAGGGCTAAAGTATGTTTCTGTCAAAGGATCAAAATCGGCCATTTTATCTAAAGAGTCTGTTGCCTCAATTGAAGAAAAGCTAACAAACATTAAATTTCTGAAAATGCAATCGAAACTGCACTCCGGTAATTGGGGTTGTTTTTATTCTGCTACTGATCACAGCTATATTCTAATAGAGGCATCTATAAAAAATAAAAGGAAGGCTGTGTCAACCTATACCGGCTGTCAATCTGAACAGGTCGATAAAGTTATTGAATTAGCGAATTATATTGAACAAGTTACTGAAATATCTAAATGGGTAAAACAAAATCCCTAA
- a CDS encoding transposase translates to MARKKTQAYTEEFRREAVKRAEQEGNTTASVARDLGISAQQIYNWRRQFTRLSEKQFNSVAGVDYSKNESDELRQLKRRNAELEKELAFLKKAAAYFANQHE, encoded by the coding sequence ATGGCACGTAAAAAAACACAAGCTTATACCGAAGAGTTTCGCCGCGAAGCCGTTAAACGCGCAGAGCAGGAGGGCAATACCACTGCTTCAGTAGCGCGGGATCTCGGTATTAGTGCACAGCAAATTTACAACTGGCGCCGTCAGTTTACCCGTCTTTCTGAAAAGCAATTCAATTCGGTGGCGGGGGTCGATTATTCAAAAAATGAAAGTGATGAGCTGCGTCAGTTAAAGCGAAGAAATGCAGAGCTTGAAAAAGAGTTGGCCTTCTTAAAAAAGGCAGCTGCGTACTTTGCGAACCAGCACGAGTGA